The genomic region TTATGCGAAAATATGAACATTTTTTTTATAGTCATGGAAAATTGTTATTAACAGGAGAATATTTTATTTTATATGGAGCTTATGGTTTAGCTTTACCTACCGTAAAAGGACAATCATTTACTATATATTATGATAAAAATTGTTCTGGATCTTATGGATTGCATTGGAAAAGTTTTGATAATATAGATAAGCCTTGGTTTGAAGTATTTTTTAAACTTCCTTCTTTAGATATTTGTTATAATACAGAAAAAAAAACAGCTTTTAGATTAAGAAATCTATTGTTAGAATCTAGAAAAATTAAAAAAAATTTTCTTAAAAATTCATTTGGTATTTTTTATGTAAAAACGAAATTAGAATTTCCTATAAATTGGGGTTTAGGTAGTAGTTCTACTTTAATTAATAATATAGCAAAATGGGCTAGTATAGATCCTTATAAGTTATTAGAAAAAAATTTTCCAGGAAGTGGATATGATATAGCGTGTGTATCCAATTCAAAACCAATAATTTTTAAATTAAAAAATAAAAAACCTCATGTTGTTACTATAAATTTTAATCCTCCATTTAAAAAAAAACTTTTTTTTCTACATCTTAATAAAAAAAAAAATACTTGTGAAGGAATTCGATTTTTTCGTTCAAAAAAAAACATATCTAGTAAAAGTATTGATTCTATTTCTTCCATAACTAAAAAAATTATAGTTTGTAAAACTTTGAAAGAATTTGAAATATTATTACTTAAACATGAAAGGATTATATCTGGAATACTTGATATACCTACTGTAAAAGAACATTATTTTCCAGATTATTTAGGTATTGTAAAAAGTTTAGGAACTTGGGGTGGGGATTTTGTTTTAATAAGTTTCAGAAAGGGAATGAAAAAATATTTTTCAAAAAAAGGATTTCATACTATTCTTTCATTTGATGAAATGATTCTTTGATCATAAAATATAAAATCTATTATTTCAATATTTAAATTATAAAAATTATTTATATTTTATTCAAAATTTATTTATTATGTGCAAAATTGTTAATCTTAATATTAATGGATGTAATTATAAACTTCCCATAGTTTATGGAACTTTTTTTGAAGAAAAAGCTATTAATATATCTAAACTTAGAGAAA from Blattabacterium sp. (Cryptocercus punctulatus) str. Cpu harbors:
- a CDS encoding GYDIA family GHMP kinase is translated as MIFISIMRKYEHFFYSHGKLLLTGEYFILYGAYGLALPTVKGQSFTIYYDKNCSGSYGLHWKSFDNIDKPWFEVFFKLPSLDICYNTEKKTAFRLRNLLLESRKIKKNFLKNSFGIFYVKTKLEFPINWGLGSSSTLINNIAKWASIDPYKLLEKNFPGSGYDIACVSNSKPIIFKLKNKKPHVVTINFNPPFKKKLFFLHLNKKKNTCEGIRFFRSKKNISSKSIDSISSITKKIIVCKTLKEFEILLLKHERIISGILDIPTVKEHYFPDYLGIVKSLGTWGGDFVLISFRKGMKKYFSKKGFHTILSFDEMIL